The sequence GCGGGCCACCCGAACCGCGTCGGCGGTCGCCCGTACCTCGTGGACCCGGACGGCCCAGGCGCCCTGGTGGGCGGCGATCGCGGAGACGGCTGCGGTGGCGGCGTCGCGCTCGCGGGCGGGTGGCGGCGCGGAATCGGCCCCGCCGGCCAGGACCCGGCCGAGGAAACGCTTCCGCGAGGCGGCGACCAGCAGCGGGAAGCCGAGCGCGCGCAGCTCGGGCAGGTGGGCGACCAGGGCGAGGTCGTGGTCGGCGTTCTTGGCGAAGCCGAGGCCGGGGTCGACGACGAGCCGTTCGGGGGCGATCCCGCCGCTCACCACGGTGTCGATTCGGGTCCGGAGTTCGGCGGTGACCTCCGCGAGCACGTCCTCGTAGACGGCGAGGCTGTTCATGCCTTCGCTGAAGCCGCGCCAGTGCATGACGACGAAGGGCACCTCGGCGGCCGCCACGGCCGCGATCATCCCGGGGTCGGCGAGGCCGCCGCTGACGTCGTTGACCAGGACGGCGCCGGCGTCGACGGCCCGGGCGGCGACGGTCGCGCGCATGGTGTCGACGGATACGGTGACGCCCTCGGAGGCCAGGCCGCGGACCACGGGGACGACCCGGCGCAGCTCCTCCTCCTCGTCGACGCGGGAGGCGCCGGGCCGGGTGGACTCGCCGCCGACGTCGACGAGGTCGGCGCCCTGGACGACGAGGTCCAGGCCGCGCTTGACGGCGGCGGTGGTGTCGAACCAGCGGCCGCCGTCGGAGAAGGAGTCGGGGGTGACGTTGACGACGCCCATGACCGCGCAGCGGTCCCAGTCCGGCAGACCTGCGACCCGGCCCCTGTCGGTGGCTCCGCGCTTCGTGTTCATAGGTCCAGGGTAGGGCTGACCTGGATACGGCAGGGCCGGTGCCGGTGCCGATGCCCTGGCCGGGCGGGGTGCGGTTCCGGAGCTGCCCGCCTGCCCGCCTGCCTGCCGACCCGCCGGGCCGATTGGCTGCGGCGGGCCGGGCCCGGCTTCCTGGGGCTCCGCCCCAGACCCCGCGCCTCAAACGCCGGCGGGGCTTGATTTGGCCCCGCGCCTCAAACGCCGGCGGGGCTTGATGTGCAGGGGTCAGGCCACCTGGACCTCGCGTTCGGTCTGCTTCGGTACGGACGTCATGTGGGTGTGCGTGCAGGTGCGGACCGGCTTGGGGCGGCGGCGGCTGGCGAACAGGCGGGGCAGGGCCAGCGTCACGAAGCCCTCGGCCTGCATCGCGGCGAAGCCGATGCGGGGCAGGTCGCGGGTGGTGCGGAAGACGACGAAGCGCGGCTCCCAGCGGGGGCGGAACTTCGCGTTGAACTTGTACAGCGACTCGATCTGGAACCAGCGGGAGAGGAAGACCAGCAGGTTGCGCCACATCCGCAGCACCGGGCCGGCGCCGATCTTCTCGCCGCGGGCGAGGGCCGAGCGGAACATCGCGAAGTTCAGCGAGACCTTCTCGATCTTCAGCGCGGGGGCGGCCTCCAGGGAGGCCACGATCAGCAGCTCGTTCATGCCGGGGTCGGCGGCGCGGTCGCGGCGCATCAGCTCCAGCGACATGCCGTCCTTGCCCCACGGGACGAAGTGGAGGACGGCCTTCAGGTCGCCGAAGGGGCTGGTGTCGCCCTCCTCCACCCGGTGGGCGGTGGCGATGAAGCAGTCGCCGTCGCCCGGGTCGCCGACCCGGCCCAGCGCCATGGAGAAGCCGCGCTCGGTGTCGGTGCCGCGCCATGCCTCGGCGGCGCCGCGGACCTGCTCCAGCTCGGTCTCGGTGAGCTCGCTGACCCGGCGGACCTTGGTGGTGTAGCCGTTGCGCTCGATGCGCTTCACCATCTGGCGGACATTGCGCATGGCGCGGCCCGAGAGGGAGAAGTCTTTGACATCGACAATCGCCTCGTCACCCAGTTCCAGGGCGTCGAGCCCGGTCTCGCGGGTCCAGACCTCGCCGCCGGTCTCGCTGCAGCCCATGACGGCCGGGGTCCAGGAGTGGGCCTTGGCCTCCTCCATGAACCGCTCGATCGCGCCGGGCCAGGCCTCGACGTCCCCGATGGGGTCGCCGGAGGCGAGCATCACGCCGGAGACGACGCGGTAGGTGACGGCGGCCTTGCCACTGGGGGAGAAGACGACGGCCTTGTCGCGGCGGAGCGCGAAGTGGCCGAGGGAGTCACGGCCGCCGTGCTTGGCGAGGAGCTCGCGCAGCTTGCCCTCGTCGTCGGCGGTGAGCCGGGCGGCCGGGTGCTCGGGGCGGAAGGCCAGGTAGACGGTGGTGAGCGCGGTCAGCATGCCGAGGGCGCCGAGGGAGTACCCCACGGTCCACGACACCCGGCCCGCGTAGTCGACGGGGCCCTCGAAGCCGAAGAGGCCGTAGACGACGTGCGTGATCTGCTCGTACAGGCCGGGGCTGCCGATGACCTTGCCCGGGTGGACGTTGACGATGACCAGACCGAGCCCGATGGAGCCGGCGCTCATCAGGACGAAGTTCGCGAGCGCCTTCCAGCGGCTGCGCGGGTCGGGCAGCGCCTTGAATTCACCCTGATGGCGCAGCAGCAGCGCGAGGAGCACTGCCGCGATGACCACGCCGGTGACCGAGTGGCGGTACGTGAACTGCGCCGCGGCGCCCGCCGGCAGCAGCACGACGGCGGCCCGCCAGGCCCGCCGCTTGTGGCGCTTGAGGCCGTGGGCGAGCAGCAGCAGCAGAACGCCCGCGCTGATGGACAGGGCTGCCGCGAACGGGCCCAGGGAGCCCGGCAGCACCTCGGTGACCGCGTGGATGCGGCTGTGGCGGAATCGCGGGAAGACCCCGGCCGCGATGTCCAGAAGGCCGACGATCATGACGGCCGTACCTACCAGGCCGGGCACCGACTCCGGCTTTGGTCCGCTGAGGATTCGGCGGAACCTGCTCGGAACCTGTCCCGACTTATCGCCATCTATCCTGCTAGACATCGCTTCCCGTTGCTCCGCGAGAGATCATGTGGCCGAAGGCCGCGACAGCCTCCGGTGTGTGGTGCGTCCAGTAGGACGACATCGACGAGGAGCGGGTTCACTCTTCCGTCGAAAAATCCTGTCCTGCCATCAGAAAGTCGACTGACTGCTCATGGGTCTCACCAGTAATACGGTCCTGGCGTTGGCCATCATCGCCGGTGTGCTGCTCTTCGCGGCCACCGTCTGGTTCTGGCCGAAGCTCTCGGGCCGCACCTGGCGCGCGTTCGCCGGACGCATCGGCCTCCTGCTGGCCACGCAGCTCGCGCTGTTCTCGGCTGTGGGTCTCGCGGCCAACAAGTCGTTCCTGTTCTACGGGTCCTGGGCCGACCTGGTCGGCAAGG comes from Streptomyces sp. NBC_01408 and encodes:
- the folP gene encoding dihydropteroate synthase, which produces MNTKRGATDRGRVAGLPDWDRCAVMGVVNVTPDSFSDGGRWFDTTAAVKRGLDLVVQGADLVDVGGESTRPGASRVDEEEELRRVVPVVRGLASEGVTVSVDTMRATVAARAVDAGAVLVNDVSGGLADPGMIAAVAAAEVPFVVMHWRGFSEGMNSLAVYEDVLAEVTAELRTRIDTVVSGGIAPERLVVDPGLGFAKNADHDLALVAHLPELRALGFPLLVAASRKRFLGRVLAGGADSAPPPARERDAATAAVSAIAAHQGAWAVRVHEVRATADAVRVARAVEGAL
- a CDS encoding phosphatidylglycerol lysyltransferase domain-containing protein; amino-acid sequence: MSSRIDGDKSGQVPSRFRRILSGPKPESVPGLVGTAVMIVGLLDIAAGVFPRFRHSRIHAVTEVLPGSLGPFAAALSISAGVLLLLLAHGLKRHKRRAWRAAVVLLPAGAAAQFTYRHSVTGVVIAAVLLALLLRHQGEFKALPDPRSRWKALANFVLMSAGSIGLGLVIVNVHPGKVIGSPGLYEQITHVVYGLFGFEGPVDYAGRVSWTVGYSLGALGMLTALTTVYLAFRPEHPAARLTADDEGKLRELLAKHGGRDSLGHFALRRDKAVVFSPSGKAAVTYRVVSGVMLASGDPIGDVEAWPGAIERFMEEAKAHSWTPAVMGCSETGGEVWTRETGLDALELGDEAIVDVKDFSLSGRAMRNVRQMVKRIERNGYTTKVRRVSELTETELEQVRGAAEAWRGTDTERGFSMALGRVGDPGDGDCFIATAHRVEEGDTSPFGDLKAVLHFVPWGKDGMSLELMRRDRAADPGMNELLIVASLEAAPALKIEKVSLNFAMFRSALARGEKIGAGPVLRMWRNLLVFLSRWFQIESLYKFNAKFRPRWEPRFVVFRTTRDLPRIGFAAMQAEGFVTLALPRLFASRRRPKPVRTCTHTHMTSVPKQTEREVQVA